The DNA sequence AGAGGGGTGTCTTTTTGCAGATTGTAGAATCGGCCATGATTCTGAGAATAAAAGCAGTCCCCCTCTTGTGTCAACGAGCGACATGAATTTTATGAGATTTCTTGAAACATTTACCCGTAAACCCATGTTAAAACATGTATTCAAAACCATAAAACGCTTTGAATGATTAATTTTATACGGTTTGCATTGTTAAAAACCTTGTGTTAGTTTTGAAAAGATCGCACTTATATAAAAAATCATGTCTGAAAATACCCCTAAGAAAAACAATCGTAAAAACCCGAAGAACGATAACAATAAAAATCCTAATGACAATCAAGGCCCCCAATTGAATTGGAGGGGTCTACTAGTTGTTGTTCTTGTTATTGCCGCATTGCCGGTTGTTATCCAGTTACTTTCAAAGACCGAGTCCAGCGTCAAACTCATTAATTACAGTCCTGAATTTATCACATTACTGGATAATAAAAAAATCAAGGATGTGGTCATTAATAGCGACAAGGCTGCCGGGGAGGAATGGATTACCTACTCCTATTGGAAAGACGATAATAATTCCGAATTAGCCAAGGGCAAAACCATTGTTAATAGCCAATTCATGAAGGAACTCTCCGAGAAGCTCTCAGTCCAAGGAGTCACCGACATCAAATTTGATTATCCTGATACCACCTTTTTCAGGACTTTTCTCTACAGTATTCTCCCTATCCTTATTCTTTTCGGACTGATTTGGTTCATCTTTGCCCGACAATTTAAAAATGCCAGCCGCGGAGCCTTTAGCTTCGGCAAGAGCCGCGCCAAGGTCATGACACGCGAGAAAAATAGGATTACCTTCAAAGATGTGGCCGGGATAGAAGAGTCAAAAGAGGAAGTCCTTGAAATTGTTGATTTCCTCCGTGATCCAAAAAAATTCCAACGTTTGGGCGGACGTATTCCTAAGGGTGTACTCCTCGTCGGCCCTCCGGGTACGGGCAAAACCCTCTTGGCCAAGGCTATTGCAGGAGAAGCCGATGTTCCTTTCTTTAGTATCAGCGGATCGGATTTTGTTGAGATGTTTGTGGGTGTAGGGGCTAGTCGCGTCCGTGATATGTTTGAACAAGGTAAAAAACAGGCACCTTGTATTATCTTTATCGATGAAATTGATGCCGTGGGCCGCCATCGTGGGCACGGGACGGGCGGGGGCCATGACGAACGCGAACAAACATTAAATGCGTTGTTAGTGGAGATGGATGGATTTGACACCCAAGAAGGGGTCATCATCATTGCCGCCACAAACCGTAAAGATGTACTCGACCCGGCTCTCTTACGTCCGGGCCGTTTTGACCGTGAAGTACATGTCCCGCTGCCTGATGTCAAAGGGCGCGAGGAAATCCTCCGTGTCCACCTGAGAAAAATTAAAGTCAGTGAAACTGTCAATGTGTCCATAATCGCAAAAGCCACCCCCGGATTCTCCGGTGCGGAGCTGGCCAATGTGATTAATGAAGCGGCTTTAATCGCTGCCCGCCTGAATAAAAAGTCGGTCGAAACGGTCGATCTTGAGGAAGCACGTGACAAAGTGCGTTGGGGTCGTGAACGCCGCAGTCTGGCCATGAGTGAAAAAGAAAAAACCGGCACGGCGTGGCATGAAGCTGGGCACGCTTTACTCAATGTATTACTCACACATACCCATCCCCTGCACAAGGTCA is a window from the Verrucomicrobiota bacterium genome containing:
- the ftsH gene encoding ATP-dependent zinc metalloprotease FtsH, whose product is MSENTPKKNNRKNPKNDNNKNPNDNQGPQLNWRGLLVVVLVIAALPVVIQLLSKTESSVKLINYSPEFITLLDNKKIKDVVINSDKAAGEEWITYSYWKDDNNSELAKGKTIVNSQFMKELSEKLSVQGVTDIKFDYPDTTFFRTFLYSILPILILFGLIWFIFARQFKNASRGAFSFGKSRAKVMTREKNRITFKDVAGIEESKEEVLEIVDFLRDPKKFQRLGGRIPKGVLLVGPPGTGKTLLAKAIAGEADVPFFSISGSDFVEMFVGVGASRVRDMFEQGKKQAPCIIFIDEIDAVGRHRGHGTGGGHDEREQTLNALLVEMDGFDTQEGVIIIAATNRKDVLDPALLRPGRFDREVHVPLPDVKGREEILRVHLRKIKVSETVNVSIIAKATPGFSGAELANVINEAALIAARLNKKSVETVDLEEARDKVRWGRERRSLAMSEKEKTGTAWHEAGHALLNVLLTHTHPLHKVTIIPRGLYLGATMYLPEGDKYSIQQKEALDLLVVTMGGRIAEQLYSGDISNGASGDISQATHLARRMVCEWGMSRLGMILLGDHPEYVFLGRDLSRSREYSEKTAEEIDAEVKRIIDEAFKRATELILSHRKEVEIIAQALLEFETLDGAQIKDIIDTGKMT